A window from Myxococcales bacterium encodes these proteins:
- a CDS encoding DUF4157 domain-containing protein — protein MRRYRAVVVGDEVWIELVIAIAGAGSAGPTGRGRRALEVPTAVAKPRPDAPVGRAWAVAHRLRLPGPCSIVATRRRDPVGAAGSWSGPAPGKRTLTADLPAPGWRGGAPRGGQLPSPSTGAPLPAAIAQAAGAEFGHDFSAVRVHHDGAAEQLGTQAFARGDDLHFASGAFQPDAQAGRALIGHELAHVAQQRDGRVEATGEACGTPVNTDAALEAEADRRGDAFADVVQGFDIDELLAMPAPRAPAARARQWPRAPTCRPRRIAITTANRTRSPCPSGRAWASAGPGAERENHWGLPEPLLTRMGGDLPLVDVTTGTTTIKLATPFGSSSLGSDGKFKITIRTATSPPAPTDEGRGRRQGGAGVRRSRQHRQVSGAARSARSPSPPTPAARRRSAPPGSRWSTTATPARSPPRSRPS, from the coding sequence CTGCGCCGCTACCGCGCGGTCGTCGTCGGCGACGAGGTCTGGATCGAGCTGGTGATCGCGATCGCGGGTGCGGGATCCGCAGGTCCCACCGGCCGCGGGCGCCGGGCCCTCGAGGTCCCGACGGCCGTGGCCAAACCCAGGCCCGACGCGCCCGTAGGCCGCGCGTGGGCCGTGGCACATCGCTTGCGATTGCCTGGTCCATGTTCCATCGTCGCTACGCGTCGCAGGGATCCCGTTGGCGCTGCCGGGTCGTGGTCGGGGCCGGCGCCTGGCAAGCGCACGCTCACCGCAGACCTGCCGGCCCCAGGCTGGCGCGGCGGCGCGCCCCGAGGCGGCCAGCTGCCCAGCCCCTCGACCGGCGCCCCGCTCCCGGCCGCCATCGCGCAGGCCGCCGGCGCCGAGTTTGGCCACGACTTCTCGGCGGTGCGCGTGCACCACGACGGGGCCGCCGAGCAGCTCGGGACCCAGGCGTTCGCCCGGGGCGACGACCTGCACTTCGCGAGCGGCGCGTTCCAGCCCGACGCACAGGCCGGGCGCGCGCTGATCGGTCACGAGCTCGCCCACGTGGCGCAGCAACGCGACGGCCGCGTCGAGGCCACCGGCGAGGCCTGCGGCACACCGGTCAACACCGACGCCGCGCTCGAGGCCGAGGCCGACCGACGCGGCGACGCCTTCGCCGACGTGGTGCAGGGCTTCGACATCGACGAGCTGCTGGCGATGCCAGCGCCGCGCGCGCCCGCAGCGCGGGCGCGCCAGTGGCCCAGGGCGCCGACCTGTCGCCCGAGGAGGATCGCGATCACGACGGCGAACCGGACAAGGTCACCGTGCCCATCCGGCCGTGCGTGGGCGTCTGCCGGCCCAGGGGCAGAGCGAGAGAACCACTGGGGCCTGCCCGAGCCGCTGCTGACCCGGATGGGTGGCGACCTGCCCCTGGTCGACGTGACCACCGGCACGACCACCATCAAGCTCGCGACGCCGTTCGGCTCGTCGTCGCTGGGCAGCGACGGCAAGTTCAAGATCACGATCAGGACGGCGACCTCACCGCCGGCACCGACGGACGAAGGTCGAGGTCGGCGGCAAGGTGGGGCCGGTGTCAGGCGCAGTCGACAGCACCGGCAGGTCAGCGGCGCGGCGCGGTCGGCCCGTTCACCTTCGCCGCCGACTCCGGCGGCAAGGCGTCGTTCAGCGCCGCCGGGGTCAAGATGGAGTACGACCGCAACACCGGCCAGATCGCCACCACGTTCACGCCCGAGCTGA
- a CDS encoding ABC transporter permease: MSGVRFKQWSPSVWVGAIMVAVFIVLGLFGPWLAPYPVGARAMDLDHMYAPMSWAHWLGTDKSGIDTLSQLLHGAREALILSVIVVAISASIGVTIGMVAGYARGVVDEVIMRVVDIFLAFRGSCSTSRSSRSWRGRACRSSSSRCAPTAGSATPGSPAARCSPCASATTSSRPGPLGASTPRILFHHIAPNLIAPLLVQMSLSFGNVIAAEASLSFLGLGPQIDHTWGAMLEQGTSFLWKPGFRHYALAAGFAIAWVVLAANLLGDGLRDRLDPRQRGRL; this comes from the coding sequence GTGAGCGGCGTGCGCTTCAAGCAGTGGTCACCGAGCGTGTGGGTCGGCGCGATCATGGTCGCGGTGTTCATCGTGCTCGGCCTGTTCGGCCCGTGGCTGGCGCCGTACCCGGTCGGCGCCCGCGCGATGGATCTCGATCACATGTACGCGCCGATGTCGTGGGCGCATTGGCTCGGCACCGACAAGAGCGGCATCGACACGCTGTCGCAGCTGCTGCACGGCGCCCGCGAGGCGCTGATCCTGTCGGTGATCGTGGTCGCGATCAGCGCGTCGATCGGCGTGACGATCGGCATGGTCGCCGGCTACGCGCGCGGCGTCGTCGACGAGGTGATCATGCGCGTCGTCGACATCTTCCTGGCGTTCCGGGGCTCCTGCTCAACATCGCGATCGTCGCGGTCGTGGCGCGGCCGGGCCTGCCGATCTTCATCATCGCGCTGTGCGCCAACGGCTGGGTCGGCTACGCCCGGGTCGCCCGCGGCCAGGTGCTCACCCTGCGCGAGCGCGACTACGTCATCGCGGCCAGGGCCCCTGGGCGCGTCGACGCCGCGGATCCTCTTCCACCACATCGCGCCCAACCTGATCGCGCCGCTGCTGGTGCAGATGTCGCTCAGCTTCGGCAACGTCATCGCCGCCGAGGCGTCGCTGTCGTTCCTCGGGCTCGGCCCCCAGATCGATCACACCTGGGGCGCGATGCTCGAGCAGGGCACGTCGTTCCTGTGGAAGCCCGGCTTCCGCCACTACGCGCTGGCCGCCGGCTTCGCGATCGCCTGGGTCGTGCTCGCCGCCAACCTGCTCGGCGACGGCCTGCGCGATCGCCTCGACCCGCGCCAGCGAGGCCGGCTCTAG